One window of Bacillota bacterium genomic DNA carries:
- the cysE gene encoding serine O-acetyltransferase encodes MFRTIREEIRTIFEKDPAAKSVIEVLLCYPGFHAIMMHRLAHYLYKKHVPLIPRIISQFSRAVTGIEIHPGAKIGRRFFIDHGMGVVIGETTEIGDDVLLYQGATLGGTGKEKGKRHPTLGNHVVVGAGAKVLGAITIGDNVKIGAGSVVVRSVPANTTVVGIPGRVVISHGRRLTAEEELEHGHLPDPEAQAIKCLGDKIRELEQKIEELTKKQEAIPSLKLIEGELDKGEAETCEVDMEAVQEEGV; translated from the coding sequence ATGTTTAGGACAATAAGGGAAGAGATCAGGACAATATTTGAAAAAGACCCGGCGGCTAAAAGCGTAATCGAGGTCCTTCTCTGCTACCCCGGATTCCACGCGATTATGATGCATCGGCTTGCACATTACCTGTATAAAAAACATGTACCGCTTATCCCCCGAATTATTTCACAGTTCAGCCGGGCGGTAACAGGCATCGAGATCCATCCGGGGGCAAAAATAGGGAGGCGTTTCTTTATAGATCATGGCATGGGGGTTGTAATAGGTGAGACGACCGAGATAGGTGACGATGTTTTGCTTTACCAGGGCGCAACTCTTGGAGGGACCGGCAAAGAGAAGGGTAAGCGCCATCCAACTTTAGGAAACCATGTGGTCGTCGGTGCGGGTGCTAAAGTTCTCGGTGCGATAACTATCGGTGATAATGTTAAAATCGGTGCCGGTTCTGTAGTGGTACGCTCTGTTCCGGCAAACACGACGGTTGTTGGCATCCCGGGTAGAGTGGTGATCTCCCATGGCAGGCGCTTAACTGCTGAAGAGGAGCTCGAGCACGGCCACCTTCCAGACCCAGAGGCGCAGGCTATCAAGTGTTTAGGGGATAAGATTAGAGAGCTTGAGCAAAAGATAGAGGAGCTAACAAAGAAACAGGAAGCTATTCCCTCGCTTAAACTTATCGAAGGGGAACTAGATAAGGGAGAAGCAGAGACCTGCGAAGTTGATATGGAAGCAGTTCAAGAAGAGGGAGTTTAG